The following coding sequences lie in one Polynucleobacter necessarius genomic window:
- the rplI gene encoding 50S ribosomal protein L9 has product MQIILLEKVTNLGNLGDVVRVKDGFARNFLIPQRKARRATEAAIADFALRRAELEKLAAEKLAAAEAVGVKLKDLVLEIGQKAGVDGRLFGSVTNHDIADALKAKGFTIEKASIRMPTGPLKMVGDHPVAVAVHTDVVVDITIRVVGEQA; this is encoded by the coding sequence ATGCAAATCATTCTTTTAGAAAAAGTAACAAACTTGGGCAACCTCGGTGACGTAGTTCGCGTTAAAGACGGTTTCGCTCGTAACTTCTTAATCCCACAACGTAAAGCTCGTCGTGCAACTGAAGCAGCTATTGCTGATTTCGCATTGCGCCGCGCTGAGTTGGAAAAATTGGCTGCCGAGAAATTGGCTGCGGCTGAAGCGGTTGGCGTAAAGCTCAAAGACCTGGTTCTCGAAATCGGTCAAAAAGCTGGTGTTGACGGTCGTTTGTTTGGTTCTGTAACTAACCACGACATCGCTGATGCATTGAAAGCTAAAGGCTTTACGATTGAGAAAGCATCGATTCGTATGCCTACTGGCCCGTTGAAAATGGTTGGTGATCACCCTGTAGCTGTTGCTGTTCATACTGATGTAGTGGTTGATATCACCATTCGTGTGGTTGGCGAGCAAGCGTAA
- the lexA gene encoding transcriptional repressor LexA — protein sequence MDINTVNFQEGLTALPKLTPRQSEILELITKAIDESGLPPTRAEIATQLGFASANAAEEHLRALAKKGYIELTPGTSRGIRIPQRFNQTQHSNQYRQLSLPSGALQQLTLPLIGRVAAGSPIMAVEHIEKQVPIDPSLFSKGADYLLKVKGMSMRDAGILDGDYLAVRKTTKVRNGDIVVARLDDEVTVKRWQQKKTANGVVIELQAENPDFKNILVDSRHPIFAIEGQAVGLIRAEDL from the coding sequence ATGGACATAAATACAGTCAATTTTCAAGAGGGGCTAACTGCCCTCCCTAAACTCACTCCACGCCAGAGCGAGATTTTGGAACTCATCACCAAAGCCATTGATGAGAGTGGCCTTCCCCCGACTCGAGCTGAAATTGCTACCCAACTTGGATTCGCATCTGCAAACGCTGCTGAAGAGCACCTACGTGCTCTGGCAAAAAAAGGTTATATCGAATTAACCCCAGGCACCTCACGCGGCATTCGTATTCCGCAACGATTCAATCAAACGCAGCATTCAAATCAATATCGTCAATTGTCTCTCCCATCGGGCGCACTACAACAACTCACATTGCCATTGATTGGTAGAGTTGCTGCAGGATCCCCCATCATGGCGGTAGAGCATATTGAAAAACAAGTGCCGATTGATCCAAGCTTATTTAGCAAAGGTGCTGATTACTTATTAAAAGTAAAAGGCATGAGCATGCGTGATGCCGGAATATTAGACGGTGATTATTTGGCCGTGAGAAAAACAACCAAGGTGCGCAATGGCGATATTGTTGTTGCACGCTTAGATGATGAAGTCACTGTGAAGCGTTGGCAGCAAAAGAAAACCGCCAATGGGGTGGTGATTGAATTACAAGCCGAGAACCCGGACTTCAAAAATATTCTGGTGGATAGCCGTCACCCCATCTTTGCAATTGAAGGTCAGGCAGTTGGCCTAATCCGTGCAGAGGATCTCTAG
- a CDS encoding PhoH family protein, translating into MVLVSKDINMRIKARALGLPAEDYFNDQVLEDRDLMYSGVMSLPADFWPKHGKDMESWSDSKSGTMFYRVTGPSVPSMLVNEFVYQENPDGSTPFYAHVKEINGRTALLQTLRDFSHQKNNVWGVTARNREQNFAMNLLMNPDVDFVTLLGQAGTGKTLLALAAGLEQVLDSKRYNEIIITRATVPVGEDIGFLPGTEEEKMQPWMGAFDDNLEVLQRNDDAGEWGRAATQELIRSRIKVKSMNFMRGRTFVSKFVIIDEAQNLTPKQMKTLVTRAGPGTKIVCLGNIAQIDTPYLTEGSSGLTYVVDRFKGWRHGGHVTLARGERSRLADHVADAL; encoded by the coding sequence GTGGTGTTGGTATCAAAAGATATCAACATGCGCATTAAGGCTCGTGCCCTAGGTTTACCCGCCGAAGATTATTTCAACGATCAAGTATTGGAAGATCGCGACTTAATGTATTCCGGAGTAATGTCTTTACCGGCAGATTTCTGGCCTAAACACGGCAAAGATATGGAAAGCTGGTCGGACTCTAAATCTGGAACGATGTTTTATAGAGTAACTGGACCTTCAGTACCAAGCATGCTGGTGAACGAGTTTGTTTATCAAGAAAATCCAGACGGCTCAACACCGTTTTATGCCCACGTAAAAGAAATTAACGGCAGAACTGCACTCTTGCAGACACTCCGTGATTTTTCACACCAAAAAAATAATGTCTGGGGCGTTACCGCACGCAATCGCGAGCAAAACTTTGCCATGAATCTCTTAATGAACCCAGATGTAGATTTTGTAACACTTCTCGGTCAAGCCGGTACTGGTAAAACCTTGCTGGCTCTGGCCGCTGGCCTAGAGCAGGTTTTAGATAGCAAGCGCTATAACGAGATCATCATCACCCGCGCCACCGTCCCAGTTGGTGAAGACATTGGATTCCTACCAGGGACCGAAGAAGAAAAGATGCAGCCTTGGATGGGCGCATTTGATGACAATCTAGAAGTACTTCAACGCAATGATGATGCCGGTGAATGGGGTCGCGCTGCCACTCAAGAGCTGATTCGCTCACGCATAAAAGTCAAGAGCATGAACTTCATGCGTGGCAGAACATTTGTTAGTAAATTTGTCATCATTGACGAAGCTCAAAACTTAACGCCAAAGCAAATGAAGACTTTAGTTACTCGTGCAGGCCCAGGAACGAAGATTGTTTGTTTGGGTAATATTGCTCAGATCGACACCCCTTATCTAACTGAGGGATCATCAGGCCTCACCTATGTTGTGGATCGCTTCAAAGGTTGGCGTCATGGTGGCCATGTCACCCTTGCGCGCGGTGAGCGTTCCCGTCTTGCGGATCATGTTGCCGACGCACTTTAA
- the dnaB gene encoding replicative DNA helicase, whose translation MGSGDAVVQALKVPPHSVEAEQSLLGGLLIDNTAWDRLGGVLNEKDFYRPEHALIYKVVARLISENQPADVITVHEAVKTEQGGDLVGIDYLNSLAQSTPSAANIKGYADIVRDRSILRRLIEVSDNIVNSAFVPEGRSVRTLLDEAESRILQIGEEGSRKADYLEIEPLLRTVVARIDELYNRQGGSDITGIATGFIDLDKQTSGLQKGDLVIVAGRPSMGKAQPLDAKIKTKTGWKLMAELQIGEQLASVDGQPSMVTGIYPQGLKQIYSVTFSDGRKAECCDEHLWRVMYRDWAEPRVINTARLMEMLQCVRYKNRLWIDPVSGDFGHSNELPIHPWVLGALLGDGTLALSHSSVMFSTKSPELIERMNALAGYEIELVHAGVYDWRLVSKERIAVNGQRANISTNYFRSTLDELGVLGSRSYDKAIPSLYLEANKEARLALFQGLMDTDGWIEKWGSIRFCTVSKQLAEDVAALARSLGGFCSIATKKTSYTYQGESKQGRLAYVLNMSFAAGFDAFTLPEKKERLRSHWDRQRRLTFTSIEPSRVANAQCISVSHPQRTYITNDYVVTHNTAFALNIAENVALAEGLPVVVFSMEMSGEQLAARLLGSVGRVDQGRMRTGKLQDDEWPRVTDAIARLSNTQILIDETGSLSSLELRARARRIARNFGGTLGLVVIDYLQLMSGSGSENRATEISEISRSLKSLAKELQCPVVALSQLNRGLEQRPNKRPIMSDLRESGAIEQDADLIMFIYRDEVYHPDTTTDKGVAEIIIGKQRNGPIGTVRLSWQGPFTKFDNLAMGSIGYSSGGYEPF comes from the coding sequence ATGGGTTCTGGGGATGCGGTCGTGCAGGCCTTAAAAGTCCCGCCGCATTCTGTAGAAGCCGAGCAGTCATTGCTCGGCGGTCTACTGATCGATAACACCGCCTGGGATCGTTTGGGTGGCGTGTTAAACGAAAAAGATTTCTATCGTCCTGAGCATGCACTGATCTACAAGGTCGTGGCACGCCTTATTAGCGAAAACCAACCAGCAGACGTGATTACTGTTCATGAAGCAGTGAAGACTGAGCAAGGTGGTGACTTGGTTGGTATTGATTACCTCAACTCATTAGCGCAAAGCACTCCGAGTGCTGCAAACATTAAAGGCTATGCCGACATTGTTCGTGACCGTAGCATTTTGCGTCGCTTGATTGAAGTTTCAGACAATATTGTTAATTCCGCATTTGTTCCCGAAGGTCGTTCAGTACGCACTCTTCTCGATGAAGCGGAGTCTCGTATTTTGCAAATAGGTGAAGAGGGTAGCCGCAAAGCCGACTACCTTGAAATCGAGCCTTTGCTAAGAACTGTTGTAGCCCGTATTGATGAACTCTACAACCGTCAAGGCGGTAGCGATATTACGGGTATCGCAACAGGCTTTATTGATTTAGACAAGCAAACGAGTGGCCTACAAAAAGGTGATCTTGTGATTGTTGCCGGCAGGCCCTCAATGGGTAAGGCGCAACCTCTTGACGCCAAGATCAAAACAAAAACTGGCTGGAAGTTGATGGCTGAATTGCAGATCGGTGAGCAGCTTGCGTCTGTTGATGGTCAGCCATCCATGGTTACCGGTATTTATCCGCAAGGCCTCAAGCAAATTTATAGCGTGACCTTCTCTGATGGTCGCAAAGCAGAGTGCTGCGATGAGCATTTATGGCGGGTGATGTACCGTGACTGGGCGGAGCCACGCGTTATTAATACTGCCCGTCTAATGGAAATGTTGCAGTGTGTACGTTATAAAAACAGATTGTGGATCGATCCTGTTTCTGGTGACTTTGGTCACTCGAATGAATTACCAATCCATCCTTGGGTACTTGGTGCATTATTGGGTGATGGAACTTTGGCTCTATCCCATAGCAGTGTGATGTTTTCTACCAAATCACCTGAGCTGATTGAGCGTATGAATGCACTTGCGGGCTATGAGATAGAGTTGGTGCATGCTGGCGTGTATGACTGGCGCTTGGTTTCCAAAGAAAGAATTGCCGTCAACGGTCAAAGAGCAAATATCAGTACCAATTACTTTAGATCTACCTTGGATGAGCTAGGTGTTCTTGGAAGTAGAAGTTATGACAAAGCTATTCCCAGTCTTTATCTCGAAGCTAATAAAGAAGCTCGTTTAGCCCTGTTCCAGGGTTTGATGGATACCGACGGTTGGATTGAAAAATGGGGTTCGATTCGTTTCTGCACTGTAAGTAAGCAGTTAGCAGAAGATGTTGCTGCTTTGGCTAGATCGCTAGGTGGATTTTGCTCAATTGCCACTAAAAAGACTTCATACACCTATCAAGGTGAGAGCAAACAAGGTCGTCTTGCTTACGTACTAAACATGAGTTTTGCTGCGGGCTTTGATGCTTTTACGCTGCCTGAGAAAAAAGAGCGCCTGAGATCTCATTGGGATCGTCAACGACGCCTCACCTTTACAAGTATTGAGCCATCAAGAGTGGCTAATGCTCAATGCATTTCAGTTAGTCACCCACAAAGGACTTACATTACGAATGACTATGTAGTGACTCATAACACGGCATTTGCACTCAACATTGCTGAAAATGTTGCGCTTGCAGAAGGTTTGCCAGTAGTTGTGTTCTCTATGGAGATGTCGGGTGAACAGTTGGCTGCTCGTTTATTGGGTTCAGTAGGGCGCGTAGACCAAGGACGCATGCGTACCGGTAAATTGCAAGATGATGAGTGGCCGCGTGTAACTGACGCAATTGCCCGCTTAAGCAATACGCAAATTTTGATTGATGAGACTGGCTCTTTATCTAGTCTTGAATTGCGCGCTCGCGCACGTCGTATTGCTAGAAACTTTGGCGGTACGCTTGGTTTGGTGGTGATTGACTACTTGCAGTTGATGAGTGGCTCTGGTTCTGAAAATCGTGCAACGGAGATTTCTGAAATATCCCGCTCTCTCAAGTCACTTGCAAAAGAATTGCAGTGCCCAGTCGTTGCACTCTCACAGTTAAATCGTGGTCTTGAGCAACGTCCCAATAAACGCCCAATCATGTCAGACTTACGTGAATCTGGTGCGATTGAGCAAGATGCCGACTTAATTATGTTTATTTATCGGGATGAGGTTTACCATCCTGATACGACAACTGATAAGGGTGTTGCCGAGATTATTATCGGCAAGCAACGTAACGGCCCAATTGGAACTGTGCGCTTAAGCTGGCAGGGCCCATTTACCAAATTTGATAACTTGGCCATGGGATCGATTGGGTATTCCTCTGGTGGTTACGAGCCATTCTGA
- the rpsR gene encoding 30S ribosomal protein S18 has product MAFGKKPDFKKKPAQNPLFKRKRYCRFTVAGVEQIDYKDVDTLKDFIGENAKITPARLTGTKAKYQRQLDTAIKRARYLALLPFSDQHKK; this is encoded by the coding sequence ATGGCGTTTGGAAAGAAACCCGATTTCAAAAAGAAACCAGCTCAGAACCCACTGTTCAAGCGTAAGCGTTATTGCCGTTTCACTGTTGCTGGTGTAGAGCAGATTGATTACAAAGATGTAGACACATTGAAGGACTTCATTGGCGAAAACGCCAAGATCACTCCTGCACGCTTGACAGGCACAAAAGCAAAATATCAGCGTCAGTTAGACACTGCTATTAAGCGTGCTCGTTACTTGGCTTTATTGCCATTCTCCGATCAACATAAGAAATAA
- the priB gene encoding primosomal replication protein N, giving the protein MNHFTLTAILVSKDAIRFTPAGIPVMHCQLEHSGQANEVGVARKIQMSVEAITIGPIQKDLERMDLGAEAVFEGFLAPKTLRNQRLVFHITHIQLKN; this is encoded by the coding sequence TTGAATCATTTCACCCTCACTGCAATCTTGGTATCTAAAGACGCAATTCGATTTACACCAGCAGGAATACCGGTGATGCATTGCCAGCTAGAACATAGCGGCCAAGCAAACGAGGTAGGAGTGGCAAGGAAAATTCAGATGAGTGTTGAAGCCATCACAATCGGTCCCATACAAAAGGATCTAGAGCGAATGGACTTAGGGGCCGAGGCGGTGTTCGAAGGATTCTTAGCACCCAAAACTCTACGTAATCAAAGACTTGTTTTCCATATCACCCATATTCAATTGAAAAATTAA
- the rpsF gene encoding 30S ribosomal protein S6, which produces MRHYEIVFIVHPDQSEQVPAMIDRYKATLAAAGGKIHRIEDWGRRQMAYMIDKLAKAHYVCMNIECDQKTLEELEHAFKFNDAVLRHLIIKTKKAETEPSIMMKEVQREEARKSTQADAPVAVA; this is translated from the coding sequence ATGCGTCATTATGAAATCGTCTTTATCGTTCATCCGGACCAAAGCGAGCAAGTGCCAGCGATGATCGATCGCTACAAAGCTACGTTAGCAGCTGCGGGCGGCAAAATTCATCGTATTGAAGATTGGGGTCGTCGTCAGATGGCTTACATGATCGACAAGCTTGCAAAAGCCCACTACGTTTGCATGAACATTGAGTGCGACCAAAAAACTTTGGAAGAGCTCGAGCATGCTTTCAAATTTAACGATGCTGTTTTGCGTCACCTCATCATCAAGACTAAGAAGGCTGAAACAGAGCCTTCCATCATGATGAAAGAAGTGCAGCGCGAAGAAGCTCGCAAATCAACCCAAGCCGACGCTCCAGTAGCGGTAGCCTAA
- the pgsA gene encoding CDP-diacylglycerol--glycerol-3-phosphate 3-phosphatidyltransferase has protein sequence MPFNLPIALTWLRVAAIPLLVAIFYVPNSLFSPFEKNLIGAVIFVLAALTDWLDGFLARRLKQESAFGQFLDPVADKLIVAAALLVLLNMDRVQVWVALVIIGREITISALREWMALLGAGKSVAVHMVGKLKTTAQLIAIPFLLLNDTLFGWLDCAKLGTWLIWVAAFLTLWSMFYYLKKALPQLVGKVD, from the coding sequence ATGCCATTCAATCTTCCTATTGCGCTAACTTGGCTGCGTGTTGCGGCAATCCCATTGCTGGTGGCAATCTTTTATGTTCCAAATTCTTTGTTTAGTCCGTTTGAAAAGAATCTCATCGGAGCAGTCATTTTCGTTTTGGCAGCACTGACTGATTGGTTAGATGGTTTTCTAGCGCGTCGGCTAAAACAAGAATCTGCCTTTGGTCAGTTCTTAGATCCTGTTGCGGATAAATTAATTGTGGCAGCAGCTCTCCTTGTTTTATTGAACATGGATCGTGTGCAAGTCTGGGTAGCTTTGGTCATCATCGGTCGAGAAATTACGATCTCCGCCTTAAGGGAGTGGATGGCACTGCTTGGGGCTGGGAAAAGCGTTGCTGTTCATATGGTTGGTAAGCTAAAAACGACTGCGCAACTTATCGCCATTCCTTTTTTGTTACTCAATGACACTTTATTTGGATGGTTGGATTGTGCTAAGTTGGGCACTTGGTTGATTTGGGTCGCAGCCTTTTTAACGCTTTGGTCAATGTTTTATTACCTAAAAAAGGCGTTGCCCCAATTGGTTGGCAAGGTGGATTAA
- a CDS encoding asparaginase: protein MSSINRNLDQFPHILVLGMGGTIAGLAPNPNENPLQYEAGQVEVRALLAHVQSAIPSGTALVSRQVANINSRDLSNGELSELGCVVREALVNPMVAGIVITHGTDTIEETGIFLQLTCGNNAQNLGKRVILTGAMFPANAPKADGPSNLLDAIRWASTPLDNCPGGIYAVMDGRACMAMDLAKRHASALNAPIMGSPSSSAGLINPSWLSGVKAVEAAWTEDLPIPKENEWSWVEILTSHAGARSEMVSHWLNSEVSGLILAGSGMGGLHQEWQKPLMEAAYRGIALVRTTRTGAGVTLPNMPDKEMPGCLASGTLSAPRARIALQLALNAEKQAKLAGKSLTWQDFFARIAVLPEIR, encoded by the coding sequence ATGAGTTCAATTAATCGTAATCTGGATCAATTTCCCCATATTCTGGTTCTGGGTATGGGCGGCACTATTGCGGGCTTGGCACCTAACCCTAATGAAAATCCCCTGCAATACGAGGCTGGCCAAGTTGAGGTGAGAGCTTTGTTGGCTCATGTGCAGTCAGCTATTCCTAGTGGAACAGCGCTGGTATCTCGTCAGGTGGCTAATATCAACAGTCGCGATCTTTCTAATGGGGAGTTATCAGAGCTCGGCTGTGTCGTACGTGAGGCCCTTGTAAATCCAATGGTTGCGGGGATAGTGATCACTCACGGCACTGATACGATTGAAGAAACAGGCATTTTTTTACAGCTTACCTGTGGGAATAATGCTCAAAATTTAGGCAAACGAGTGATCTTGACGGGGGCGATGTTCCCTGCGAATGCACCCAAGGCAGATGGCCCATCTAATCTCTTAGATGCGATCCGCTGGGCTTCAACCCCTTTAGATAATTGTCCTGGTGGAATTTACGCTGTCATGGATGGCAGGGCTTGCATGGCGATGGACTTAGCTAAACGCCACGCTAGCGCCCTAAATGCCCCAATTATGGGTTCCCCGAGTAGTTCAGCGGGCTTGATTAACCCATCTTGGCTCTCGGGAGTAAAGGCAGTTGAGGCAGCCTGGACGGAGGATTTACCAATTCCCAAGGAGAATGAGTGGTCTTGGGTGGAGATTTTGACTAGTCACGCTGGCGCTCGATCAGAGATGGTTTCGCATTGGCTCAATTCTGAAGTTTCAGGTTTGATTTTGGCTGGTAGCGGTATGGGTGGATTGCACCAGGAATGGCAAAAACCGCTGATGGAGGCTGCCTATCGAGGTATTGCCTTAGTGAGAACGACGCGCACAGGTGCTGGGGTCACTTTACCCAATATGCCCGATAAAGAGATGCCAGGTTGCCTAGCCTCTGGCACTCTCTCAGCCCCCAGGGCTCGAATTGCTCTTCAACTGGCTCTGAACGCTGAAAAACAGGCCAAGTTGGCTGGTAAATCTCTGACTTGGCAGGATTTTTTTGCTAGAATAGCGGTCTTGCCTGAAATCAGGTGA